Proteins co-encoded in one Dyadobacter sp. CECT 9275 genomic window:
- a CDS encoding tetratricopeptide repeat protein, which translates to MTALILYVMLWVWDNRTFDSITKTNERKVIAERAFKNKQFKKSAILYQQITYGSIFSDPAARLNLAHSYFYNGQLEQALKHYTLLAHAQDRTISSIANNQVGLIQMNKGDSAAALESFKESLRLETGNNVARANYIFLKSHYSGNDEGPVPQSVEKQVKNKVEESAVAEQQNQEIVKDSRKEEFLNSLKTMNMTEDQARAILDAMKTNEAQYIYQLRRRQYAEKQKSSKKIEW; encoded by the coding sequence ATGACAGCTCTGATTCTTTACGTAATGTTATGGGTGTGGGATAACCGCACTTTTGACTCCATTACCAAAACAAACGAGCGAAAGGTTATTGCAGAGCGGGCATTTAAAAATAAGCAGTTCAAGAAATCCGCCATTCTTTATCAGCAAATTACATACGGATCTATTTTTTCGGACCCGGCCGCCAGGTTAAATCTGGCACATTCCTATTTTTATAATGGACAGCTGGAGCAGGCATTAAAACATTATACGCTCCTGGCGCATGCGCAGGACAGGACCATTTCATCCATTGCCAATAACCAGGTGGGGCTCATTCAAATGAACAAAGGGGATTCGGCGGCCGCATTGGAATCGTTTAAGGAATCGCTCCGGCTGGAAACCGGGAACAACGTTGCCAGGGCTAATTATATTTTTTTAAAAAGCCATTATTCCGGTAACGATGAAGGTCCTGTACCCCAATCGGTTGAAAAACAAGTGAAGAATAAAGTGGAGGAATCGGCAGTGGCTGAGCAGCAAAACCAGGAAATTGTAAAGGATTCAAGGAAGGAAGAATTTCTGAACAGCCTTAAAACGATGAATATGACGGAGGATCAGGCCCGTGCCATACTGGATGCCATGAAAACAAATGAGGCCCAGTACATCTACCAGCTCCGCAGAAGACAGTATGCGGAAAAGCAAAAGTCCAGCAAAAAAATTGAATGGTAA
- a CDS encoding vWA domain-containing protein gives MNWNYPLGTTEYFFIFFFICLYIAYIIRTVRVARQLKTTARTLIIKLFLRMVTFALLMISLLGPSFGEADQEIKAQGKDIYLVVDLSMSMNAADVIPSRLEKVKFELSRFVENQKANRIGIIVFSNDAYVQVPLTYDADALGLFIQSLQTDLIPGSGTNLCRAAELAFNRLINGDEPDGRSKMMVLFTDGENSKDCAGALFNNLRRYGIGVYTVGVGTKAGTSIRSKNGLLKDERGKLVITKLNEDFLSGFSLNAKGGYYELSNTRNDMDPLIAEITSARGSFINARTVMVDSNKYYYFLGAALVLVLMDVLITIGTFRL, from the coding sequence ATGAACTGGAATTACCCGCTTGGAACGACTGAATATTTTTTCATATTTTTTTTTATTTGCCTCTATATCGCCTACATCATACGCACAGTAAGGGTAGCACGCCAGCTTAAAACCACTGCCAGAACCCTGATCATAAAATTATTTCTGCGGATGGTAACATTTGCACTTTTGATGATTAGCCTGCTGGGGCCGTCGTTTGGTGAAGCAGATCAGGAAATAAAAGCGCAAGGAAAAGATATCTATCTCGTGGTTGACCTTTCGATGTCCATGAATGCAGCCGATGTGATTCCTTCGCGGCTGGAAAAGGTAAAATTTGAGCTGAGCCGTTTTGTGGAAAACCAGAAGGCCAACCGCATTGGAATTATCGTATTTTCCAATGATGCTTATGTGCAGGTCCCCCTTACATACGATGCCGACGCTCTCGGATTATTTATCCAGTCTTTGCAAACGGACCTGATTCCTGGCAGTGGTACCAATTTGTGCCGTGCGGCTGAGCTGGCATTTAACCGGCTGATCAATGGGGACGAACCAGACGGGCGGTCAAAAATGATGGTTCTTTTTACCGACGGAGAAAATTCTAAGGACTGCGCCGGGGCTTTGTTTAACAATTTGAGGCGATACGGTATAGGTGTTTATACCGTTGGGGTAGGGACCAAAGCAGGTACCAGTATCCGAAGTAAAAACGGACTGCTGAAAGATGAAAGAGGCAAGCTTGTGATTACAAAACTGAACGAAGACTTTCTTTCTGGATTTTCACTGAACGCAAAAGGCGGATACTACGAACTCAGTAATACCCGTAACGATATGGATCCTTTAATTGCCGAAATCACCAGTGCCAGAGGATCATTTATCAATGCCAGAACCGTGATGGTGGACAGCAACAAGTACTACTATTTTCTGGGAGCTGCCCTGGTTTTAGTACTCATGGATGTTTTAATTACGATAGGAACGTTCCGGTTGTAA